From Saccharothrix espanaensis DSM 44229, the proteins below share one genomic window:
- a CDS encoding transposase, translating into MAAPKKYPDELRARAVRLYRESDPKPVIAHLARQLGVHHEALRNWIRQDEADRGERGDRPTTSESEELRRLRRENAELKRANEILKAASAFFASELDPTRRRS; encoded by the coding sequence GTGGCAGCACCGAAGAAGTACCCCGACGAGTTGAGGGCTCGTGCGGTCCGGCTGTACAGGGAGTCGGATCCGAAGCCCGTGATCGCGCACCTGGCCCGCCAACTCGGCGTGCATCACGAGGCCCTGCGCAACTGGATCCGGCAGGACGAGGCCGACCGCGGCGAGCGGGGCGACCGGCCGACGACAAGTGAGTCGGAGGAGCTGCGCAGATTGCGGCGGGAGAACGCGGAACTCAAGCGCGCCAACGAGATCCTCAAGGCGGCATCCGCTTTTTTCGCTTCGGAACTCGACCCGACCCGGCGACGGTCGTGA
- a CDS encoding pentapeptide repeat-containing protein, producing the protein MRFDALRTGLSIGLGSGGVFALYLAWRRQYATEVSLVQKERDQEDAQRDYKLQSDTADRSHELESRKADRSHELQRLSAEHIRTDAEARRITELFALSVEQVGSDKAPVRQAGMYALERLAQDNPPQRQTVVNVLCAYLRMPFALPGDPPVADADEASLARYDQRRQELEVRLTAQQILRDHLRPGPTVDRQAITFWPDTDLNLTGATLCSFDLSRCQPRHTAFGGAVFHGPVKFDGARFENAAAFNGAKFAGDAEFDRAVFAGDTRFDRAIFNGIAGFPGARFASDARFDQTTFTRPARFDGAEFAGHSGFGRAEFAGDVGFTRAEFTGPAGFAGAIFAGDTQFDRAKFAGDVGFTRAEFRGPAGFDGATFTGLAGFDGATFTGLARFDGATFMGHARFDRATFTKDAMFKNARFAKTTRFEHAVFNGYAEFGYARFTGVAKFDGARFSGVAGFHERPFPTVFHGGVVFDGCLVVHASESTWPSGWRPADEQQHIEGLKGTWHQLLRDGARPVVDDQD; encoded by the coding sequence GTGCGGTTCGACGCACTGCGCACCGGATTGAGCATCGGCCTCGGTAGCGGTGGTGTCTTCGCGCTGTACCTGGCGTGGCGTAGGCAGTACGCCACGGAGGTGAGCCTGGTGCAGAAGGAACGCGACCAGGAGGACGCCCAACGCGACTACAAGCTTCAAAGCGACACGGCCGACCGCTCCCACGAGTTGGAAAGCCGGAAGGCGGATCGCTCCCACGAACTTCAACGCCTGTCCGCCGAGCACATCCGCACCGACGCCGAAGCCCGCCGGATCACCGAGCTGTTTGCCTTGTCCGTCGAACAGGTCGGGTCGGATAAGGCACCGGTCCGGCAGGCCGGAATGTACGCGCTGGAACGCCTCGCCCAGGACAACCCGCCGCAGCGGCAGACCGTGGTCAACGTGTTGTGCGCCTACCTGCGCATGCCGTTTGCTCTGCCCGGCGATCCACCCGTAGCCGATGCCGACGAAGCGAGCTTGGCCCGCTACGACCAACGTCGACAGGAACTAGAGGTCCGGTTAACGGCCCAGCAGATCCTGCGCGACCACCTGCGGCCCGGGCCCACCGTAGACCGCCAAGCCATCACCTTCTGGCCCGACACCGACCTCAATCTCACCGGCGCCACCCTCTGTTCTTTTGACCTGAGTCGATGCCAGCCACGTCACACCGCGTTCGGTGGAGCTGTGTTCCACGGACCCGTCAAGTTCGACGGAGCGCGATTCGAGAATGCCGCAGCGTTTAACGGAGCGAAGTTTGCCGGGGACGCCGAGTTCGATCGAGCTGTCTTCGCCGGGGACACGAGGTTCGACCGAGCGATCTTCAACGGAATTGCCGGGTTCCCCGGCGCGAGGTTCGCCAGTGATGCCAGATTCGACCAAACGACCTTCACCAGGCCCGCGAGGTTCGATGGAGCGGAGTTCGCCGGACACTCAGGGTTCGGTCGAGCAGAGTTCGCGGGGGATGTCGGCTTCACCCGAGCGGAGTTCACGGGGCCCGCAGGTTTCGCCGGAGCGATCTTCGCCGGGGATACCCAGTTCGACCGCGCGAAGTTCGCCGGGGACGTCGGGTTCACCAGGGCTGAGTTCAGGGGACCCGCGGGGTTCGACGGAGCGACCTTCACCGGGCTTGCCGGGTTCGACGGAGCGACCTTCACCGGGCTTGCCAGGTTCGACGGAGCGACCTTCATGGGGCATGCGAGGTTCGATCGAGCGACGTTCACGAAGGACGCCATGTTTAAGAACGCGAGATTCGCCAAAACCACCCGGTTCGAACACGCAGTGTTCAACGGGTACGCCGAGTTCGGCTATGCGAGGTTCACCGGCGTCGCTAAGTTCGATGGCGCAAGGTTCTCCGGCGTCGCCGGGTTCCACGAGCGCCCGTTTCCAACGGTGTTCCACGGGGGCGTCGTGTTCGACGGATGCCTGGTCGTTCACGCGAGCGAATCGACCTGGCCCTCCGGATGGCGGCCCGCCGACGAACAGCAGCACATCGAAGGTCTGAAAGGCACCTGGCACCAACTCCTCCGGGACGGCGCCCGACCCGTTGTCGACGACCAAGACTGA
- a CDS encoding IS3 family transposase, whose translation MGELRSRFGVEPVLRVLGIASSTYHGWVRRQAEPPRRRRDDETITAEIVDIRTASGGTYGSPRVHQVLRRRAVRVSRKRVERLMRQAGLQGAFLRKKWRTSSTRQDPRATPAPDRVNRDFTAPAPNRLWVADATRIPTGEGTFRLAAVRDAFSNRIVGWKTGDRCDTDLVLGALEYAIWSRDVRDGQLVHHSDRGSTYTSIRFGERLADNGILPSMGSVGDSYDNALMENFFSTLKIELVYRKSWRTRDEAANAIFGYIDGFYNTERIQKDLGWLSPDEYEAARNAAQTKPSIIPTSPTGAR comes from the coding sequence GTGGGGGAGCTTCGCAGCCGCTTCGGGGTCGAGCCCGTCCTCCGGGTACTCGGTATCGCCTCCTCCACCTATCACGGCTGGGTCCGACGGCAGGCCGAACCGCCGCGGCGGCGGCGCGACGACGAGACGATCACCGCGGAGATCGTCGACATCCGCACTGCCTCCGGCGGCACCTACGGCAGCCCGCGTGTGCACCAGGTCCTGCGCCGCCGGGCCGTGCGGGTGTCGCGCAAGCGAGTCGAACGGCTGATGCGCCAGGCCGGCCTGCAGGGGGCGTTCCTCCGAAAGAAGTGGCGGACGTCCTCCACCAGGCAGGACCCGCGGGCGACACCGGCGCCGGACCGGGTCAACCGGGACTTCACCGCACCCGCCCCGAACCGGTTGTGGGTCGCCGACGCCACCCGCATCCCCACCGGCGAAGGCACGTTCCGGCTCGCCGCCGTGCGCGACGCGTTCTCCAACCGGATCGTCGGCTGGAAGACCGGCGACCGCTGCGACACCGACCTGGTCCTCGGCGCGCTGGAATACGCCATCTGGTCCCGCGACGTGCGCGACGGACAGTTGGTCCACCACTCCGACAGGGGCTCGACCTACACGTCGATCAGGTTCGGAGAACGGCTGGCGGACAACGGAATCCTGCCGTCGATGGGTTCGGTCGGCGACTCCTACGACAACGCCCTGATGGAGAACTTCTTCTCCACGCTGAAGATCGAACTCGTCTACCGGAAATCCTGGCGCACGCGCGACGAGGCCGCGAACGCGATCTTCGGCTATATCGACGGCTTCTACAACACCGAGCGCATCCAGAAGGACCTCGGCTGGCTCAGCCCGGACGAGTACGAAGCCGCTCGGAACGCCGCCCAGACCAAGCCGTCTATCATCCCCACATCACCGACCGGAGCCAGGTAA
- a CDS encoding serine/threonine protein kinase encodes MRITCKNGVWELGDRIGGGGYGQVLEARSESGVNGAAKLVPKEPGAERELLFAELDGVRNVVPIIDDGETDDAWVLVMPRAERSLEEHLKQVGGSLDVGSAVAVLRDIAVTLADLEGRVVHRDLKPGNVLLLDGHWCLADFGIARYADATTAPDTRKGAFSVLYAAPERWSNERATAATDVYSFGCIAYELLSGAPPFTGGYVHELREAHLHGDVPHLVSAPAVLAALVEECLYKSPQARPNAVNLVKRLERAAEQAASPGLAALQEANRAQAVSKAASVRAESVAQSEQQRRAGLFEAATRSFARIADAFKDALTSNAPGAVVQAVRGGGWEIHLGQAVLTLTGPTPTAESAWGSWDRPGFDVIAHTEIDLLIPADSYGYEGREHSLWFCDAAPTGQGSYQWFETAFMVSPLLNRPVRQDPFALDPGTEAAKALWTGMAEWQLAWPFTPLTVDDLDEFIGRWAGWLATASNGRLSHPSSMPERRPENSFRRR; translated from the coding sequence ATGCGTATTACCTGCAAGAATGGTGTGTGGGAGCTCGGCGACCGGATCGGCGGGGGCGGCTACGGCCAAGTGCTGGAGGCGCGTTCCGAGTCGGGGGTGAACGGTGCGGCCAAGCTGGTGCCCAAGGAGCCCGGCGCGGAGCGCGAACTGCTGTTCGCCGAGTTGGACGGGGTCCGCAACGTCGTGCCGATCATCGACGACGGTGAGACCGACGACGCGTGGGTGCTGGTCATGCCACGCGCGGAACGCTCTCTGGAAGAACACCTCAAGCAGGTCGGCGGCTCTCTCGACGTCGGCTCCGCGGTGGCGGTGCTGCGCGACATCGCGGTGACGCTGGCCGATCTGGAAGGCCGCGTCGTACACCGTGACCTGAAACCGGGCAACGTGTTGCTGCTCGACGGCCACTGGTGCCTGGCCGATTTCGGTATCGCCCGCTACGCGGACGCCACGACCGCCCCGGACACGCGCAAGGGAGCCTTCTCCGTGCTCTACGCGGCGCCGGAACGGTGGAGCAACGAACGCGCCACCGCCGCCACCGACGTCTACTCCTTCGGGTGCATCGCCTACGAACTGCTGTCGGGCGCTCCGCCGTTCACCGGCGGGTACGTCCACGAACTGCGCGAGGCACACCTGCACGGCGACGTGCCGCACCTGGTGTCCGCCCCGGCGGTACTGGCCGCGTTGGTGGAGGAGTGCCTGTACAAGTCCCCGCAGGCCCGCCCCAACGCCGTAAACCTGGTCAAGCGCCTCGAACGCGCGGCCGAACAGGCTGCCTCACCTGGGTTGGCCGCGTTGCAGGAGGCCAACCGCGCACAAGCCGTCAGCAAGGCCGCGTCGGTGCGAGCGGAGTCCGTGGCGCAGTCGGAGCAGCAGCGGCGCGCGGGGTTGTTCGAGGCGGCCACGCGCAGCTTCGCCAGGATCGCCGACGCGTTCAAGGACGCGTTGACCAGCAACGCCCCGGGAGCCGTCGTCCAAGCGGTGCGCGGTGGCGGCTGGGAGATCCACTTGGGGCAGGCCGTGCTCACCCTGACCGGTCCCACGCCGACGGCGGAATCGGCATGGGGTTCGTGGGACCGCCCTGGCTTCGACGTGATCGCGCACACCGAGATCGATCTGCTCATCCCGGCCGACAGTTACGGCTACGAGGGGCGCGAGCACTCGTTGTGGTTCTGCGACGCCGCCCCCACCGGCCAAGGCAGCTACCAGTGGTTCGAGACGGCGTTCATGGTCTCGCCCCTGCTCAACCGCCCGGTGCGGCAGGACCCGTTCGCCCTCGACCCCGGCACGGAGGCGGCCAAGGCACTGTGGACCGGCATGGCGGAGTGGCAGCTCGCCTGGCCGTTCACACCGTTGACCGTGGACGACCTCGACGAGTTCATCGGCAGGTGGGCGGGATGGTTGGCCACAGCCTCAAACGGCAGGCTGAGCCACCCCAGCTCGATGCCCGAACGGCGCCCGGAGAACAGCTTCCGCCGCCGTTGA
- a CDS encoding Tn3 family transposase: MRYLADEAYRRRITRQLNKGESLHSLRRDLFFAHEGSVRRRHHEQQTEQALCLSLVVNAIITWNTAYLELALEHLAARRGRIDHDLLAHVSPALMEHVNPYGTYEFPVEAEYARQGFRPLRDRPSPGL; encoded by the coding sequence CTGCGCTACCTCGCCGACGAGGCCTACCGACGGCGCATCACCCGCCAGCTCAACAAGGGCGAGTCGCTGCACAGCCTGCGCCGCGATCTGTTCTTCGCCCATGAGGGCTCGGTGCGGCGCCGCCACCACGAACAGCAGACCGAACAGGCGCTGTGCCTGTCACTGGTGGTCAACGCGATTATCACCTGGAACACCGCCTACCTCGAACTCGCACTAGAGCACCTGGCCGCCCGCCGCGGCCGTATCGACCACGACCTGCTCGCCCACGTCTCCCCGGCCCTGATGGAACACGTCAACCCCTACGGCACCTACGAGTTCCCGGTCGAGGCCGAGTACGCCCGCCAAGGGTTCCGTCCGCTCCGTGACCGCCCCTCGCCAGGCTTGTGA